A genomic stretch from Deltaproteobacteria bacterium includes:
- the murG gene encoding undecaprenyldiphospho-muramoylpentapeptide beta-N-acetylglucosaminyltransferase produces the protein MKLRMMIAGGGTGGHLFPGIAVAEAARRRDPMTAVLFVGSPRGIEARVVPTTGFDLELLPGAPLRGRKLAGKLAALGALGAATARARTLVRRFAPDVVVGLGGYASAPAVIAARLARVPIVLLEQNAKPGMTTRLLARLADRVCVSFPDTRAGFPPGRAVLTGNPVRTFAASSGAPTRGGLAIAIVGGSAGAHRLNEAGPALRAALADLPGLTIVHQTGLAEEADVRARYAGAPGVDVRPFVTDMGAVYAAADLIVCRAGATTIAELAAQGLPAIFVPYPHAADDHQRANAEALVHAGAARMVLDRDATGKRLAEEVRELIAAPETLAEMRGRMRQFARPDAADRVLEVVESLAGSTSPAARHKQ, from the coding sequence GTGAAGCTCCGGATGATGATCGCGGGCGGCGGTACGGGCGGGCACCTCTTTCCGGGGATCGCGGTCGCCGAGGCGGCGCGCCGCCGCGACCCGATGACCGCGGTGCTCTTCGTCGGGAGCCCGCGTGGCATCGAGGCGCGCGTGGTCCCGACGACGGGCTTCGACCTGGAGCTTCTACCCGGCGCGCCGCTCCGGGGGCGGAAGCTCGCCGGCAAGCTCGCCGCGCTCGGCGCGCTCGGCGCCGCGACGGCCCGGGCGCGGACGCTCGTGCGCCGCTTCGCGCCGGACGTGGTCGTCGGGCTCGGTGGCTACGCGTCGGCGCCGGCGGTGATCGCGGCGCGGCTCGCGCGCGTGCCGATCGTCCTCCTCGAACAGAACGCCAAGCCTGGCATGACGACGCGGCTCCTCGCGCGCCTCGCCGACCGCGTCTGCGTGAGTTTCCCCGACACGCGCGCCGGCTTCCCTCCCGGACGGGCCGTCCTCACCGGGAATCCCGTCCGGACCTTTGCGGCGTCCTCGGGCGCGCCCACACGCGGCGGTCTCGCGATCGCGATCGTCGGCGGCAGTGCCGGCGCCCACCGGCTGAACGAAGCGGGACCGGCCCTCCGCGCTGCGCTCGCCGACCTCCCGGGGCTCACGATCGTCCACCAGACCGGGCTCGCCGAGGAGGCGGACGTCCGGGCTCGCTACGCCGGCGCGCCGGGTGTCGACGTCCGGCCGTTCGTGACCGACATGGGAGCGGTCTACGCCGCCGCCGACCTCATCGTCTGCCGGGCCGGCGCGACGACCATCGCCGAGCTCGCCGCGCAGGGGCTGCCGGCGATCTTCGTGCCGTATCCCCATGCTGCCGACGACCACCAGCGCGCCAACGCCGAGGCGCTCGTGCACGCGGGGGCGGCGCGCATGGTCCTCGACCGCGACGCGACCGGGAAGCGCCTCGCCGAGGAGGTCCGCGAGCTGATCGCCGCGCCCGAGACCCTCGCCGAGATGCGAGGCCGGATGCGGCAGTTCGCCCGCCCCGACGCCGCCGACCGCGTGCTCGAGGTGGTCGAGTCCCTCGCGGGTTCGACGTCGCCCGCGGCTCGGCATAAACAATAG
- a CDS encoding UDP-N-acetylmuramate--L-alanine ligase, giving the protein MELTKRKHRVHFVGIGGIGMSGIAEVLLNLGFPVSGTDLAASETTEHLERLGAAIKLGHHADRVAPDVEVVVISSAVRFSNPEVVRARELSIPVIPRAEMLAELMRMKTGVAVAGTHGKTTTTSLLAHVLAEAELDPTMVIGGKVKGLGSNARLGQGTLLVAEADESDGSFLVLTPTIAIVTNIDPEHLDHYGSVERMHEAYLQFINRVPFYGLAVLCLDSVAVRALLPNVRKRHRTYGFASDADLQAVHVQVTTEGTRCDVLERGRWIGELRLKMFGRHNALNALAVAAAATELGVPFPTIAVALASFEGIHRRFEVKGEVGGVTVVDDYGHHPEEVKATLRAAREGFGRRLVAVFQPHRYTRTRDLFESFLSAFDDADLLVLADIYAAGEDRIEGVSGEALYEALKRRGHADVRFVADRRMIASELLPHLRGGDMVVTLGAGDVHRVGDELLQALQRDRPVALQ; this is encoded by the coding sequence ATGGAGCTGACCAAGCGCAAGCACCGGGTCCATTTCGTCGGCATCGGCGGCATCGGCATGAGCGGCATCGCCGAGGTGCTGCTGAATCTCGGTTTCCCGGTGAGCGGCACCGACCTCGCCGCCAGCGAGACGACCGAGCACCTCGAGCGCCTCGGCGCCGCGATCAAGCTCGGGCACCACGCCGACCGGGTCGCGCCGGACGTCGAGGTCGTCGTCATCTCGTCGGCGGTGCGCTTCTCGAACCCGGAGGTCGTGCGCGCGCGCGAGCTCAGCATTCCGGTCATCCCGCGCGCCGAGATGCTGGCCGAGCTGATGCGCATGAAGACCGGCGTGGCGGTCGCCGGGACGCACGGCAAGACGACCACCACCTCGCTCCTCGCGCACGTCCTCGCCGAGGCGGAGCTGGATCCGACGATGGTGATCGGCGGCAAGGTGAAGGGGCTCGGCTCGAACGCGCGGCTCGGGCAGGGCACGCTGCTGGTCGCCGAGGCGGACGAGAGCGACGGCAGCTTCCTCGTCCTCACGCCGACGATCGCGATCGTGACCAACATCGATCCCGAGCACCTCGACCACTACGGCAGCGTCGAGCGCATGCACGAGGCGTACCTTCAGTTCATCAACCGGGTGCCGTTCTATGGCCTCGCCGTCCTCTGTCTCGACAGCGTCGCCGTGCGGGCGCTCCTGCCGAACGTCCGCAAGCGGCACCGGACCTACGGCTTCGCGAGCGACGCCGACCTCCAGGCGGTGCACGTCCAGGTGACGACCGAGGGCACGCGCTGCGACGTGCTCGAGCGCGGGCGCTGGATCGGCGAGCTCCGCCTCAAGATGTTCGGCCGCCACAACGCGTTGAACGCGCTCGCCGTCGCGGCGGCCGCGACCGAGCTCGGCGTGCCGTTCCCGACGATCGCGGTGGCGTTGGCGTCCTTCGAGGGCATCCACCGGCGCTTCGAGGTGAAGGGGGAAGTGGGGGGCGTCACGGTCGTCGACGACTACGGCCATCATCCCGAGGAGGTGAAGGCGACGCTGCGCGCGGCGCGCGAAGGCTTCGGCCGGCGCCTGGTCGCGGTGTTCCAGCCGCACCGCTACACGCGCACGCGCGACCTCTTCGAGAGCTTCCTCTCGGCGTTCGACGACGCCGACCTGCTCGTGCTGGCCGACATCTACGCGGCCGGCGAGGATCGCATCGAGGGCGTGTCCGGCGAGGCGCTCTACGAGGCCTTGAAGCGGCGCGGCCACGCCGACGTCCGCTTCGTCGCCGACCGGCGGATGATCGCGTCCGAGCTCCTGCCGCACCTGCGCGGCGGTGATATGGTCGTGACCCTCGGCGCGGGCGACGTGCACCGGGTCGGGGACGAGTTGTTGCAGGCGCTGCAGCGGGATCGGCCGGTCGCGCTGCAGTAA
- the murB gene encoding UDP-N-acetylmuramate dehydrogenase, protein MGDAGRGDEGVVGTQEATHRRARSLVSVPLPPPARRTSPAPVPSSPALLAALAAAGATPRPGEPLGRHTSFRIGGPADVFVEVASVPELAGVLAACAAHAAPVFFLGGGTNLLVSDRGARGVVVKLGRPFDFVEWQLAGDVPRLRVGAAVPFKRLVTQTVAEGLAGLEFGEGIPGTIGGGLLMNAGAFGGEIGRTVDAIEAVTERGEVVELSRERLGFAYRRLELPMRAIVTAVRLRLERGEPAALKARILDAKTRRDRLQPKGHPNAGSIFKNPPGAPAGKLLEAVGLKGARLGNAMVSLRHANFIVNLGGARASDVKGLMDLATRVVRQRLGVELEPEVRLVGDW, encoded by the coding sequence GTGGGGGACGCGGGACGGGGGGACGAGGGAGTGGTCGGGACGCAGGAGGCGACGCACCGGCGCGCGCGCTCCCTCGTGTCGGTGCCATTGCCGCCGCCCGCGCGTCGGACGTCTCCGGCGCCCGTGCCGTCGTCGCCCGCGCTGCTCGCCGCGCTCGCCGCGGCCGGCGCGACGCCGCGGCCCGGAGAGCCGCTCGGTCGCCACACGAGCTTCCGCATCGGCGGCCCCGCGGACGTCTTCGTCGAGGTCGCGAGCGTGCCGGAGCTCGCCGGCGTGCTCGCCGCCTGCGCGGCGCACGCCGCCCCGGTGTTCTTCCTCGGCGGCGGGACGAACCTGCTGGTCAGCGACCGGGGGGCGCGCGGCGTGGTGGTGAAACTCGGGCGTCCGTTCGATTTCGTCGAGTGGCAGCTCGCGGGCGACGTGCCGCGTCTGCGCGTCGGCGCGGCGGTGCCCTTCAAGCGGCTCGTGACGCAGACCGTCGCGGAAGGGCTCGCGGGCCTCGAGTTCGGGGAAGGCATCCCCGGCACGATCGGCGGCGGTCTCCTCATGAACGCCGGTGCGTTCGGCGGCGAGATCGGGCGCACCGTCGACGCGATCGAGGCGGTGACCGAGCGCGGCGAGGTCGTGGAGCTGTCGCGCGAGCGGCTCGGGTTCGCCTATCGACGGCTCGAGCTGCCGATGCGGGCGATCGTGACCGCCGTCCGGCTCCGGCTCGAGCGGGGCGAGCCCGCGGCGCTCAAGGCCCGCATCCTCGATGCGAAGACGCGTCGCGACCGCCTCCAGCCGAAGGGCCATCCGAACGCGGGGTCCATCTTCAAGAACCCGCCGGGGGCGCCGGCCGGGAAGCTCCTCGAGGCCGTCGGGCTCAAGGGCGCGCGTCTCGGCAACGCCATGGTGTCGCTCCGCCACGCGAACTTCATCGTGAACCTCGGCGGGGCGCGCGCGAGCGACGTGAAGGGGCTCATGGACCTCGCGACGCGGGTCGTCCGCCAGCGGCTCGGCGTCGAGCTCGAGCCCGAGGTACGGCTGGTGGGGGACTGGTGA
- a CDS encoding D-alanine--D-alanine ligase — protein sequence MRRFRNQRVAVLLGGLSAEREISVRSGKAVAAALRERGYRVTEVPVGRDLAARLVRLAPAVAFNALHGRYGEDGAVQGVLELLAIPYTGPGVLTSALAMDKTMAKAVWRSQGLATPRWVVVDPKARRLPLLPAPLPLVVKPNSEGSSVGVSIVHTRGALPAAVRLAGRSDRRVIIEEYVPGKEVTVGILDGRALGALEVVAKGEFHSYDVKYTAGREEFFMPARLPAAVTARVLALATAAHAVLGGGAYSRVDLRVHGRRPYLIELNSLPGLTTLSYLPMIAKHVGMDFGDLCEAILTRATLGIQESRR from the coding sequence ATCCGACGCTTCCGGAACCAGCGGGTCGCGGTGCTCCTCGGCGGCCTCTCGGCCGAGCGCGAGATCTCGGTGCGGAGCGGCAAGGCGGTCGCCGCGGCGCTCCGCGAGCGCGGCTATCGCGTGACCGAGGTGCCGGTCGGACGCGACCTGGCGGCGCGGCTCGTACGCCTCGCGCCCGCCGTCGCCTTCAACGCGCTCCACGGGCGGTACGGCGAGGACGGCGCGGTGCAGGGCGTGCTCGAGCTGCTCGCGATTCCCTACACGGGCCCCGGCGTCCTCACGAGCGCGCTCGCGATGGACAAGACGATGGCGAAGGCGGTCTGGCGGTCGCAGGGCCTGGCGACGCCGCGGTGGGTCGTCGTCGATCCGAAGGCGCGCCGCCTCCCGCTGCTCCCCGCGCCGTTGCCGCTCGTGGTGAAGCCGAACAGCGAGGGGTCGAGCGTCGGCGTGTCGATCGTCCACACGCGGGGCGCGCTGCCGGCGGCCGTGCGGCTCGCCGGGCGGTCGGATCGCCGCGTGATCATCGAGGAGTACGTCCCCGGGAAGGAAGTGACCGTCGGCATCCTCGACGGACGGGCGCTCGGCGCCCTCGAGGTCGTCGCCAAGGGCGAGTTCCACAGCTACGACGTCAAGTACACGGCGGGTCGCGAGGAGTTCTTCATGCCGGCGCGCCTGCCCGCGGCCGTGACCGCGCGCGTCCTCGCGCTCGCGACGGCGGCGCACGCGGTCCTCGGCGGCGGCGCCTACAGCCGGGTCGACCTGCGCGTCCACGGCCGGCGCCCGTACCTCATCGAGTTGAACTCGCTACCGGGGCTCACCACGCTCTCGTACCTCCCGATGATCGCGAAGCACGTCGGCATGGACTTCGGCGACCTCTGCGAGGCGATCCTCACGCGCGCGACCCTCGGGATCCAGGAAAGCCGGCGATGA